ggatgtttttattattgttctAATGAGTTATTTGTATCATTTTAATCAAATGGTTAAAAATATAGACCTATTGATGAtgggtgtattataaagtgaagagggaaaatagataaagtaacttttgtaAGTGttaaatagctaaatttttagctccaagAATGTGTATGCTCTTATAACCCAAAATGTGTAGCTAAGTGTGCGGTCCTAAAAGCACTCTATTAATTTACAAAAGTACGACATGGTAGAACCTACTTGGTCCAGCTCTTTGTCCACTGCATCTAATTCTTGCCTGCACATGGATTTATGAAGTCCAGCAAAATAAGAGACTTGTTTATATTGGGAAATTtcaaataatactaaaaaaaaaaaaaaaaaaggtcatatttagtgcacaaaattttcacttttgtgGGATTAAGAAATAAGGCATTCTAacccaaatttttattggtgatATTGAttctcgaactcaaacctacaACTTGTCACTTTTTGTAAAAGACACTTGTTATTGCGCTAAACCCAACCTCTTGATTCATAGGAACCTATCCTATCAATTGATTGTTTATCAACTAATGGAAACATTATCCAGGAAGCATGATGCATggaaatttaaaatgttaatgaaaacaataataaaaaatttaaatggataAATTGTCATGCAATAGCTACGataatttggaaaaatatttgtaTCTATCTCAATTAGGAATGTCCATGGGTGGAATTGAGTCAAGTTTGTGCTCATCTAGAGGTGTACCCAACCCAACTAGGCTATAGTAACCCCTCTCTTGAAGAGCTCAGCTGGACCCTTGGGGGAAAGAGAGGATTATGTCTTAGGTTGAGCCCACCTCCACCATTGCCACTTGAGCCTCTCTTCACCATAGCCTCCATTGACCGTGCTCTTCAAGAACACAGCCAACTTCAATTACGCATGCTCTTCAAGAACCATCAGTTGGGAATGAACTTGAGTCTGATATCAGTAAGTGTTGGTCATTTGATTGCCTTATTCTTGGATAATAAGAAGCTTACTTGGAACTGGGATAGCTAGCTGGTCATTTGTGTGTATAGTTATGCATACATGGGTGTGTGaaataaacaccaaaaaaaaaaaaaaaaaaaaaaaaaaaggagactcAATCGCATTTTGGAAAATTAGGGCCTGGGTTGGGACTGAGCTACAGTTCTTGGTTTGATCTAATTTCAGTGTGGGCTACAACATCGATCTCTACTTTTATCAGATAATTCTTCTACTAAACAGTTGCCCCCATGTCTGATACAATGATTTATCTTTATGTTTTCAATAAATTCAATCTGTATTTGAAAGAAATTACCCGCCCCTTTTTTAATCTCATTGCCCATGAAACACTATGCGCAAATCATTGATTGTGCTTGCCTTGTTACAGTCTACCTCAAAATACTTTCATTACAAGGTGAACATATAATCAGGACACTTTAGTCTGTGATTTCATGAATATTTTATCCATCGTTACTGTGTAGAACATGTTGCCTTGAGAATTTTGTAATTGCAATGTACAGAGATTTACTTAACTGAATTTTGTGTCTGATAACATATTTCTACAGCAATTTTTATTTCCCCTGTACCTTGTTTCACATGCTCAAGGTAACGATTTTCCTCTTATATGAGCAAACTTTCCGTCTATTTTGCACACAAAgaactattttttctattttacatacccATTTTTACAAACACCTACATCAGtctatctattttacacatctattcaattaaatattcattcttttacaattttttattatttccttacTCACTACACCTCTCTCTCACAGACCCAACACTaccaaaaaatactaaaatattaaatgcatgAGCTactaccaaaaaatattaaatgcacgAGTTATAGTAACTATGCATATATGCAAGTTTACTGTAGCATTTGTGtatttatgtacaattttacACTAACTGATGTGGATggttttttgctcaaaatgtgtaaaattgactattttttatattttgtaagaTTTTGCATGAGTTAATGCGGTTAATctaaatgtaatatatatatatagcaggGCACAATAACAGAGGCATGAAACGGCTTTGTTATACTCAACATATCTTTGATTTTCCACTTGAAAAGCCAAACATTTATAACTGATCATAAAAGACTTTCCTTACTCTAAAAGAAGCGTAAAGAACTACAGAGAAAACTTGAACTAGAAAATCATTGAAATCACATCACTACAACAGAAATTATACATAATTTCCTTTCTTCTCTCGTAATACTTTTGATTACATCATTCCATTGCCACGTAGCTCTTGATAGACTTAGCAGATGAGTGCTCGCTCTTCTTATTCATGCATACGGGCTTATATTCCTGCATTGAAGTAGATTATGAGCAAAAAGTGTAGTAAAATATGTATTAATTGTGGCATTCGATAATTTGTGTTTGATTATATAAACGGTTGGACGaatatatttgatttaaatGTCAAAAGCTAACAAGTCAAAGAGTTTTGTGACTCAAAAATACTGATTTGCTCATGAAAGAGAACCTGACCTTAAATTCCTATTTCTTTTAtaagcaaaatatatattagactTATTATAGTTTCATCTAAAGccatattttttaagaaattaatttaTAGCCAATTGAATGAAGTGAAAGGGAAATATAGATTTATTGGCCTAGGGGTGATGTAGATTTCTCATAAGAATGTCTAGTCGCCAAGATCTTAGTATTTTAAACAAACACGTTTAGTGATAAAATCCCCACACCCCCAATTATCAaattacacacacatatatagaatGTGTTGTCGAGGATGACTTCTACTTGGAAGAAGGTAGTGGTAATGATGACGTTGATGTTATCATGTGAATTTAGATGCGGGAGGTGGAAGTATGCAAAACCCAAGTTCAAGAGTTGGAAAACATTAGACAGGCCTTAAAACATGGGGTCGACAGTGGAGTTGGAGGTCATTGTGAAGCTCTACAAGAGGCAGAAAGGGCATCAACTGATACCTTTTCAATTCAACACATAAGGgacgaaattcatatttgtCCATTCGAAACCTGTCATAACACCACGCTAGATTCCAAAGTGAAATTCATTCATATAATCACTCCTAGACAAAATACTAGTCCGCATTAACCTTTAATCATAGTGACTATATATAATAGAGTGAAGCATACAAATATCTCAAAAGGCTTCAACTTTCAAATACTTCCCCATCAGAAATTGCAGCCAAATCATAATAGTTAGCTATTACACATAAATGAAAGGACAACCACAAGTCGATCAGATTCCTTTTGCAATAAACTCCATCCATGCTTTCTTCCTCTTATCTGCCGTGGTGATGAAGACAATTCTACTATTCAAATTACAGAGTTCATCAAGTACCTTAAAATAGGTATCATTATCCAGGTCTGTGTACTCATTGAGCATCCCCAAAGCTTTCTCAAGAGAGAATTTATCATCAATGGTGACAGATTTACTAAATTTCTTAGCGCTTGCCTTAGCCTGCCTAGCTTGAAACCTTGCCCTACATAGTTCAGTATAGTCCCGGAGTCCCTGTGCAAACTCACTAAGTTCATCCATTTTCTTAGCAGTCTTCTTCCCCTTAGACCATTCTTGTTGCATTGGACGCTTCTCACCACGTGTGGTGTGCTCATGACCCCTTGGGACATTGTTTGTGTTGTCATCACTATCATCATCCAGGTCAGCATGTAATCCAGCATTGCGAAACTTCTTATCTAGCTCACGCTCTTCATCACTATTTGGAGCTGCTTGGTTGGAGGAAATTTGGAGGATACCGGTGGCAGTAACTTTGTTGAACAGTATTCTTAGCAAATGATAGTGTTCACATCTTTTTTTCCAAAAGTCCTTGGCCTTAGGATTTGCCTACCAACAAGCAACAtaaacaagtgaaacacatatacCATAGTATATGGCACAAACCAAGAAAAGACTGCTAATGTAATTGAACAAATAAAACACTTACCGCAAGTACATCCGCCCAAACTTCATCACTGGCAATAACTGTGTTTGTCTTAAAATCCCAACCCATTCCAGAATTTCGTAAATCTTGAAAAATGGTCTCGTGTTTTGTTCTGAGCCTATTAAATTTTGTCTCAAGTTGTTGCATGCCAATGCACCGATTAGCTCGTGCATTGAGTTCATTTCGAATTTTCGTCCAAGTTCTCTTCTTAAAAACACCAGTTTTCATGTTCCCTTTCACTTGTTCTTCGATCATAATATCTAAAAACAACTTTTCAATTGCGGGAGGCCATAGTTTGAGGTCTTCCGCCTCATTCAATTCATGTGCCATCTATTGAAGATCATTCACATTAGCCTCAAATGAACAATATGCAATATAAAACCTGAGATATATAGAATGACATAATAATAAGATGGTTAtggtagtaattaattaattatgtgaatatgtggcaagtttttattggtggagtacagcaggaaaagtgggacagaagatttggactccatTGTTGCATGCATATGACCTGAAACCTATACGTAAGTATGAACCAATAACATTCAGCATTTATTCCATGCATACACACGCTTCATCGACCATACCACAAGTTATCCAACCCATATGCACGGAAAAAGTTATAAGTTATAGCTGATATAACATCGTCCTTTACTTGCCATTATAAATCTATTTCTTCCTTCAGCTGAGCATCAATAGCATtactaaaatgtaaaaattccCTTTGAACATGAGATTCAGTAACACCACCCAATCTACAACTTCAATTCCAAGTCAAGCTTAATCCCATCCACCATAATACGAATTTAATGTGGCTGTTTCAATTGTGCTTGTTCTCTgaaacccataaataaatatttgtgaatCTCATATTTCAGTTTGGTGCATGCATTGACATACATTTCAGGTTTCACAATGTGATCGAAGATCATCATAATTTCAGGTTTCACAACAGAACAAATAAATTAACTATGAAAGTCTTCAAATATTTTCACACAATGGGTTGTTAACTTTGCCTCTGTCCTGTAGCCCTTAAAGCCTCACTTTGTGTTAATgctcaaaaattaagaaagtttCAAACTTTATCTTTGTATAAACATTTCTTGAGCATTTCTTACACTTTCTGTCTCATGGAGATAAGttacataattaaatatatCAGTGAAAATTGCATCAAAATTATAAGAACATAAAATTAACATTGAGAGTTAAGTTAACCTATAGTTAACATAAAGAAACATATCCCAGAAACCCATGCACCCCAATGTCTCAAATATAAccacaaaataatttatttacaagaaaaataatgataaacccAGATGGGGATTCATGTCTGTTTACCCTGTTTCTATGCATATGAGGAAATGAAACCTATAATGTCAGATTTAGGacaaaccaaccaaaaaaccCAATATCCATTATCACCTTATACGGCTTGAAGTTCAGAAATCACTTCAGATCCACCAATGACCCTGCTATATCatacaaagaaaaacaaaagaaaaaataaaaccaccaataattttataaaaatttgtgacgtatttgagagagagagagagagagagagagagaagctatAAACCTTTTTGACGACTGAGAGTAAGCTTCGACACCAAGTGAATAGGGTTTCCTTTGCTTTAATATGGGTGATTTATAAGGGGTAAAACTGAACAGAAAACAGAAAACAGGTGCCAAACAAGTGATGggttacatttttctttttcaaaattcaaaaacagaAAACAGTTTTCAACTATTGGtaagtgtttttcagttttgtgtTTCCGGTTTTTGTTTTCTAGCTTGTGTTGGGTGAAGAAGAGATAGAGAAATAGATCtactttcataatatttttagaataaattttaagtggtagtctatttaaaaaaaaatttaagttgttaatttttaattagaatcaataacaacataAAGTTTACTCTAATAATTTAGAGtttatcatttataatttattataaaattattatgaatgTAGTATTTTTTAAAGATGGACGTGTGAgatatttgtaaaataaaagttcacaATTTATATAAAACCTTCCGCAAATCCAACGTTCTCAACTGTCTCCAATCACCTTATTTCTTATctttcttgaaatttaaatagacacaacttttttttttcttgctacTTCTatgttctcttttattttgaacaGAAAAATTCTAGGTATTTAATAAACTCAAATTCATCATAAATTtttagtgcaaaaaaaaaaaaaagaataaatgaaaatttatgatactaaaactaaaaaaaataaattagtaatttaCATTTATTTGCTTGTTACATGTATGACAAATATACTGACATATATACTGACATATActaattgtttaattattttattattaaaataattttactcttaatttttttttttaatttagcctCCGTTTGTAACGGATACagattataaatgaaaattattttactatttaacttatttttggtactattgATCATGAGCTCCACtgtattttttggtattatttatgagttctactgtactatttcaactaatttttacctttatttacagtacttttaacaataaatttttagtttcaacaaaataaacggtatccaaacataTACTTAATTTTAAGCTTGGCTTTTGGACTGAAATCTTGACTCCATTTGATTATTTAACGAATATGTGTCGTTCTAGGCAACTCTGGTCAACCCAACCTTGTGCATGGCCATGGACTGATGTTTTCACAAAGATTGCGTTTAAGAGCAAATGGtcaaatattttcacaagaatTGGCTGCTTATTTCACTATAGTTAACTAGACGTGGACTTtactaagaaaaagaaaaaccacataTTGATGACAACATGTAATCAACCGAAGAATTGAGTCTATTTgtgcaaaaaataatataaaacaaatcttACTGATATAGATTTGCTCATGTTTTAATCAAAGGAACCATCTTAATTATCTATCGATTGTTTATCAACTTATTGAAGCCTTATCTAAAAAGAATGATATAAGGAAATCCTACATGTTAATAAAAACACTCAGAAATTTGAACtgatataaattattatgtAATATGTACTACGATAATCACTATTAAAGCAAAAATTTGAGAGCCTATAGAACTAATTACTAGCCACTACGTACTACCTGTAAAAGAAAATAGGTTAAGCAAAAATTTTTTCTCCTAAATATAGATGAGAGAGTGAGGTAATAAAGCAAAGTTTATACTCCATTTGTTTTGAAGGAAAAACGTTTTCCGCATAATGAGTCGTTTGGTATGGTGGAAAACGCATGTCAactaaaaatgttttctatagactatagtcttttttttttttttttttttttttttttgatgggaaaatATAAGCATTCATTCAATAGAAACAAAGTTACAACAGAGAGCAATACTGCAAAGCAGTTACAAGCCACGATCATTACAAATGAGAATTTCAACAACACTTGGAACAACACCTTTCCAAACTTGAGATACACCAGACCGCCTAGCTTCTTTTGCAAGATCATGGGCAACTCTGTTGCCATTCCGATTCAGATGCTGGAATAAACACcaagaaaaagacaaagaaaggTCCCTTATGTTCTGAATAATGTGCCCAAAGTCACTACCTACGTTACCTTCATTGACAGCTTGTATAATGGGGAGGGCATCACCTTCAAAAATAACTTTGGAGAGCCCCATCTCTGATGCTAGCAGCACACCCTCTTGTAAAGCCAAAGCTTCTGTAATCTCAACTGAAAAAGGCGATGAAAGGACCTTGCTGGAGGCTGCAGTGGGGGAGCCTTGGCAGTCTCGGATTATCACGCCAATGCTAGATGGCTTACCATCATCCGAGGCGGCGCCATCAacatttattttgaagaaaccAGCAGGGGGGGCACTCCATTTGGTCAAAGAAGGGACCTGTGGTAGATTAGAGAAAGAACATGCTTCCTTATACTCACCAAGGATTCGATTAGCCATATCCCAAATCTGTCTTGGAGGGGCACCAGAATCATCATGAAGAGCTTGATTACGATTCCACCAAATGGACCAAGCAACAGCAAAGAAGAGTTCCAAGGCAAAGGAGGAGTCTTTTTCAGCAATGGCCAATGCAAAGTCCACTGGTTCTCTGGTACAGTGGGATAAATCAATAGGACAATTATGCCAATGAGCCCAAGTCAGCTTAGCATGATCATAGTGGAAAAGTGCATGGGCTGTGGTTTCAATAGCCTTGTCACAAAGAGGGCAGAAACTTGAACATTGGATACCTCTATGATTCAAATTAAACATAGTAGGAAGGCCATTGACACATGTCCTCCAAgcaaatatttttagttttggtgGAATTTTCTGGTGCCAGATTCTCTTCCATAGAGAGGTCCTTTCATTACCAGATGAGCATTCTCCATCCTCGTCTAGGTCCACCATACTTGAGGCAATATGGTAAGCACTTTTGACTGTAAATGTGCCTTTTTTGTTGCCAATCCATATGAGACTGTCATCAGGAAGGTTATAACTCAGAgggattttcaaaatagtaTTGACTTCAAAAGGCAAGAAGATGGACCTTACCACCTCAACTTTCCACCATTTAGTGTCGTAATCAATGAGAGAAGACACCATGGGGAAACCTTCAAAATCTGTTTGGGGTGAGATCACTTTGTACGTAGAAGGAGTTGGCAGCCACCTATCATCCCAAATATGAATTCTTCGCCCATTGCCTACCCTCCACCTTGTGCCCTTTCTAATAACTTCAAGGCTATTGTGAATACTACGCCAAGCATAGGAGGGGTTGCTGCCTTTCTTGGAATTGAGCACATCCACATGAGGAAAGTACTTGGCTTTATAAACTCGAGCCATTAGAGAATTTGGGTTTGTTAGGATTCTCCATCCTTGCTTGGCCAACATGGCAAGGTTGAATGCTTGGAGGTTTCGAAAACCCATTCCTCCATAAAACTTTGATTTGCACATTCTTCTCCAACTAACCCATGCAATTTTATTCTCCTCATTcctttgcccccaccaaaaatttCGCATCATGTTCTCCAAGTCCTTACATAGTGTCTTAGGAAGTTGGAAGCAGCTCATAGTGTATGTAGGCACTGCTTGGGCAACTGCCTTGATGAGGATCTCCCTCCCACCAATTGAAAGGAGTTTTCCTTTCCAACCAGCTAGTTTTTTGGCAACCCGATCCTTAATTTCAGCAAACACCTGGGATTTTGATTTCCCAATGATGGATGGGAGCCCCAAATATTTGTTGTGCCTGGAATCTTGCATAGGGCCAAGAATGCACATAACACTCTCCCTCACCTCTTGGGGGGTGTTTAGGCTAAAAAAGACTGATGACTTATCAGTGTTGATTTTCTGACCTGAAGCCACTTCATAGTTATTGAGAATATTGACAAGATTTTGGCATTCTTGATCCATTGCTTTGCAAAAAAGGAGACTGTCGTCAGCGAAGAAGAGATGAGTAATTCTTGGGCAACCTCTGCAAATTGAAATTCCATTAATCTGTTGATTACAGGCTGCTTCATGAATGAGTGCGGAGAGACCTTCAGCACAGAGGAGAAATAAGCAAGGAGAAAGGGGGTCTCCCTGCCTAATACCCCTTGAAGGGATGATGTTTCCTTTAGCCTCACCGTTTATGATCACTGAGTAAGACACAGAAGAGACACAATGCATAATAAGATCATTCCATTTATTAGCAAAACCCAATTTCACCATCACTCCCTTAATAAAATTCCATTCAACTCTATCAAAAGCTTTGCTCATATCTAGTTTAATTGACATGTAATTTTCCT
The Quercus lobata isolate SW786 chromosome 10, ValleyOak3.0 Primary Assembly, whole genome shotgun sequence DNA segment above includes these coding regions:
- the LOC115966061 gene encoding uncharacterized protein LOC115966061, with the translated sequence MAHELNEAEDLKLWPPAIEKLFLDIMIEEQVKGNMKTGVFKKRTWTKIRNELNARANRCIGMQQLETKFNRLRTKHETIFQDLRNSGMGWDFKTNTVIASDEVWADVLAANPKAKDFWKKRCEHYHLLRILFNKVTATGILQISSNQAAPNSDEERELDKKFRNAGLHADLDDDSDDNTNNVPRGHEHTTRGEKRPMQQEWSKGKKTAKKMDELSEFAQGLRDYTELCRARFQARQAKASAKKFSKSVTIDDKFSLEKALGMLNEYTDLDNDTYFKVLDELCNLNSRIVFITTADKRKKAWMEFIAKGI
- the LOC115964936 gene encoding uncharacterized protein LOC115964936, producing MVDLDEDGECSSGNERTSLWKRIWHQKIPPKLKIFAWRTCVNGLPTMFNLNHRGIQCSSFCPLCDKAIETTAHALFHYDHAKLTWAHWHNCPIDLSHCTREPVDFALAIAEKDSSFALELFFAVAWSIWWNRNQALHDDSGAPPRQIWDMANRILGEYKEACSFSNLPQVPSLTKWSAPPAGFFKINVDGAASDDGKPSSIGVIIRDCQGSPTAASSKVLSSPFSVEITEALALQEGVLLASEMGLSKVIFEGDALPIIQAVNEGNVGSDFGHIIQNIRDLSLSFSWCLFQHLNRNGNRVAHDLAKEARRSGVSQVWKGVVPSVVEILICNDRGL